A window of Roseiflexus castenholzii DSM 13941 genomic DNA:
AGTCATCGACGGAGTCCTGTTTGTGACTCCTGCGCCGAGTTTTTTTCACCAATGGATCGTTCGCCAGATCGTGCTGCTGCTGGTGGAGCAGATTGACCGTCTAGGCATTGGTCTGACCGCATGGGCGCCGATTGGTGTGCGTATGCCAGGGTGTGATCCGGTGCAACCCGACATTGTCGTTGTGCGCAATGAGGATCGCAGCATGATCTATGATCGCCGCATCAATGGCGTGCCTGCCTTAATCGTTGAGGTGTTGTCGCCATCCAATCCCGAGACCGATACAGAAATCAAACGTGCAGCATATGCGCGTGCCGGGTTGCCGGAGTACTGGATCGTGCGCCCGGCTGAGCGCGATGTCCTGGTATGCACCCGTCCCGATTCGGTTGTTGGCGATTTCCTCGAAGTCTTCACCATTGCCCCTGATGGCACGCTTTTGTCACCGACACTTCCATTCCGCGCCCAGGTCGCCGGCTTCTTCGCAGGTTCGCCGGACGAAACGCTTTAGGGACGCTTTCCTGGGGCGTGGCAGCGAGCAGACACAGAGACTTGTCCCTGTAAAGGCGGGACGTTCAGCGGCGGCGCATCCATCCTCCGGCGGATGCTGGTAATACCAATGACAATTGAAGATGCCGCATGCTTGTCATTCCGAGCGCAGCGACTTGTCATTCCGAGCGCAGCGACTTGTCATTCCGAGCGCAGCGACTTGTCATTCCGAGCGCAGCGACTTGTCATTCCGAGCGCAGCGACTTGTCATTCCGAGCGCAGCGACTTGTCATTCCGAGCGCAGCGAGGAATCTGCGCGGGTCGCGCACGACCCCTCGCGCTGCTGGGGGTGACCATGCCGGATGGTCACAGGTCATTGGTATAACACCCCCTCATCAACCGCAAACGAAGATCGTCAGCGCGGGGCGTCCGCTGGAGATCATATCGTGCAAACGAATGTCCCACCTCACTCAGGAGTATGGGCAGATCGACAGAAACTGACAGATGGTGCGCCTCATCCTCATCGGAAACAGACTCAGCATCAGCGCCCTGACAAAAGAGCAGAACAGAACCTGCGGGTAGGCGGGATGCTGCGCCCTTTGATGGGCAGCGTGGAGATACTGCCACCTCCCTGGAAGCGGTAACGCCAATTCATACGCGACTTTGATGACCTTTGTGCATGGTAGTAGAGGGAGGGAGGGTTCTATCAACAAGAGAAAGTGGTGGGCCGGGTGGGGATCGAACCCACGACCATCGGTTTAAAAGACCGCTGCTCTACCTCTGAGCTACCAGCCCGCATGGTTGGCGAACCCGCTCTTCTATTATAGCACGTTTTCCAGGTATGGAGTGGAACACGGATACGCACCGATTGAGACGGATACGCGCGGATCAGATCAGGCGCGTCACAGGAACGCCATCCCGCAATCGCGCTGTGCCTTCGGGTGCGATCCACACCGGCCCGACGCGCTCTGCAGCACAACCGCCACGCCGCCGGTCACGCCGGAGAGAAAGTTCTACTGGACGCGCCGCCTCATCCCATATAACCGTCACCTTCCTCACAGAATATACCCCCGTTTGCGCGCCACCTCTTCCTTATGCTTACGGAAGAGCACATCACGCTCAGTGCCTTTGATTTCGCGCGAATAGGTGCTCAGAATGCGCTCGACTTCGGCATCGATCTCTTCTTCGACTTTCAGATCGGCGACGATAAAATCGTAGATCGCCTTGACGCGCGCAGCCCGCCCCATCCCCGGCGGTGTGCCGCGCGGGTTCTTGTACATCAGCAGGCCGCGCTGCTCCAGTTCGTCGTGCAACCGCTCGGCGATCCGGCGGATTTTGTCTTCGCTCAGGCGCATGGCAGGCTCCTACAGTTTCACCCGACCTAACTCGGCTTCCAGACGGCGCACGAGCGTGCGCAGCGCCTTGACCCGTGCAAATCGCTTATCCTCGGCTTCGATAATCGTCCACGGCGCAGCCGGCGTCGAGGTGCGCAACAACATCTCGTCCGCTGCTGCCTCATACTGTGGCCACTTCTCGCGGTTACGCCAGTCCTCTTCGGTGAGTTTCCAGGCTTTATACGGGATCGACTGCCGTTCCTCAAAACGCCGCAACTGCTCTTCTGGACTGAGATGCAGCCAGAATTTTACGACAATTGTACCAAACTCGACCAGTTGCCGCTCGAATTCGTTAATCTCGGCATAGGCGCGCTGCCACTCCTCCGGACGGGCAAACCCCTCGACGCGCTCCACCAGCACCCTCCCGTACCACGAGCGATCAAAGACAGCAATCTGACCGCGCGGCGGCAACCGGCGCCAGAAGCGGTAAAGATAATGGTGCGCCTTATCGTCGCCGGTCGGCGCGGCAATCGCATGCACCACATAACTGCGCGGATCGAGCTTCTCGGTAATGCGCTGAATCGTTCCTCCTTTCCCGGCAGCATCCCATCCCTCGAAGACCACAACGACCGGACGCTTCTGGAGATAGACCTGAAAGCCAAGCAGTCGCAGTTTGGCTTGCAATTGGTTGAGCTTCCGGCTGTACTTTCGCGGATCGAGACGCTGGCTCAAATCGACGCGCCGGAGAATGCTGATGCCGGTTGGCAGCGGCGATACGCCGGCAGACACCCCTTCGGGTGCGCCATTGCCAGAGGTGAACATCGGGCGCGCACCGCGGGTGCGCAACACATCGAGGCTGCGACGGAAGGAGGCGCCACGCGAGTCGAGCAGTTCTTCGCGACTTTCGGCATCCACGTCGATAACCGGTCGCCTCCCAATGCGCGCCTCGAGCGCACTCAGGATCGCCTCGAACGCCGCCACGCGCGCATAGTGCCCGCAGGTCGCCGGAATGATGATCCAGGGTGCATACGGAGTATCGGTGCGGGCAATCATATCCTCGACCACATCGCGCACCCGTTCGTAGTGACGATGTTGCCACAGGTCCTCCTCGGTCACCTGCCAGGCAGTCGTTTTGTCACCAAGCAATTTCTTGAACCGACGCCCTTGCTCACGCTGTGAAATGTGCAGCCAGAACTTCAGAATCACCGCACCATCATCCGCCAGTTGGCGCTCGAATGCGCCGATATCCTCACAGCGCGCGCGCCAATCGGCGACGCTCAACTCGCCCCGCACCCGCTCACCAAGCACGTGGCGATACCACGAGCGATCAAAAATCGCAATCTGACCATAACTCGGAGTCTTCAGCCAGAAACGGTAGAGCCAGGGATACTGCATCTCATACGTGCGCGGCGGGGTGATCGAATAGACGCGCAAGCCGCGTGGATCGAGCCGGCGAGTAATAGCGCTGATGGTGCGCACCTTGGCGGCGCCAGCCCACCCCTCGAAGGCGAACAGCGCCGGAATGCGCGCTTCGAACAACGCCTGTTCCATATCGTACAGGCGCATCTGGAGATCAACGAGGCGTTGACGATAGTCGCGCTTGCTGAGCGTGAGCGTCAGATCGACCTGTTCGAGCATGCCTACATCCCCCGTTTGCGCGCAATCGCCTCACGGTACAACTGCACGTACTCTTTCGCGCTACGTTCCCACGAAAAATCCTGTGCCATCGCTGCCTGGATCATCTGCTGCATATGGTGCGGTCGGTCGAAGTAGGTGCTGATCGCCCAGCCAATGGTGTAGTAA
This region includes:
- a CDS encoding Uma2 family endonuclease; protein product: MTTVTPFPAVPSLRSIDTGWNYERWSALPDDGNRYEVIDGVLFVTPAPSFFHQWIVRQIVLLLVEQIDRLGIGLTAWAPIGVRMPGCDPVQPDIVVVRNEDRSMIYDRRINGVPALIVEVLSPSNPETDTEIKRAAYARAGLPEYWIVRPAERDVLVCTRPDSVVGDFLEVFTIAPDGTLLSPTLPFRAQVAGFFAGSPDETL
- a CDS encoding DUF507 family protein, which translates into the protein MRLSEDKIRRIAERLHDELEQRGLLMYKNPRGTPPGMGRAARVKAIYDFIVADLKVEEEIDAEVERILSTYSREIKGTERDVLFRKHKEEVARKRGYIL